In the genome of Mercurialis annua linkage group LG8, ddMerAnnu1.2, whole genome shotgun sequence, the window ACAGAAGGTCTCCAGGAAAAAAATAGCCCGAGGGAAAGATACGGTTCGATAATTCCAAAAAATGTTATGAATAAGGtacaaaaataactttaatatttaCCCAAAATTTCATTTGACCTCTTTATGTTTTTCAGATCTCAATTAGGATCCTCATGTTGTCACAGAAGTGCAAAAATAACCATAATGTCTTGAAAACTATAATTTAGACCCCTTTGTAAGACGGGGCTACATTTCATCGTTAAACTGAGGGTCATTTTTACAGCTTTCCAAttattagggtcattttttgCAGCTCGGTGGCAACATTTGGGTCATATATGTGTatcgaaaataaaaaataataataaaaagcgTATTTTATGTAGAGGTGAGCACAATtcaattcggtttggtttgcaaataaaaaaaaccgaactaaaccacctctataaaaatcaaaatcaaactttacTAGTTTGGTTTACAGAATTATTTCACTTCGGTGAACCAATATtttaattcggtttgatttgatcCGGTTGTTTcagtttttataataaataagacaaattttcatttcatctttattaaaattaagtttataattaatatttttattaaatataatgataagatcaaattattatttttaaatcctaacttttgcgtattttatcaaatacgactaaatcttttaatttctataattatatctaatttGAAAGCTCTTTTTCTACAGTTGGGaccaaaattttgaattttatttttagattcaAACTTTTGCGTCTTTTAATAATTACgaccaattttaatttttgtgtcgaacttataaaaaaaagttaatatagACGTTGGTtgcaattgataaaaatacaaaGATATGAGTttcaaaaatagaatttaaaattatgatcataattgcgaaaaaaatcttttaaattagacataattgtaaaaattaaaagatttggtcgtaattaataaaatacacaaatgtttgaatttaaaaaataattagacctATAATGGTTGTTAGTgatagttttttaattaattttataataaaagtgATATTGAATAATAAgaatttagtattttaattttttatatatatatataaatcaaaacgacatgtataaaagttcattttttggatttctttcggtGAACCGAGCCTTATAACCAATTAAAACCGAATACTGAAATTTTCATAAGGCCTAATACGttaaaaaaatcccgaccttatAACCCTTTTTGATCCTATCCTGACGGTGAAAATTTGTCTATTTTACCATATTTCGCTTTttattgtttcaattgtaccctgaaatattaaattgacatgaTCTTGTATTATAAATTTTGGCATGATCGTGTATCATAAATTTTGGCCCTTATATAAATTtgtcaattataatttatttatattactttTCATATCGTCTACACATTttcaaataatgataattagtagaaactttaattaaaaatgGTCGGTTGATAAATTTTGTCATCTTTATGGACAATTGAAATCTTTTTCTCAAATGacattttttaatattgttaagatgattataaaaacaaaaaattgttaGTTGATGTCTTTAACCGTTCGCTGATATCTTGTTAATAGTGATGGTCGGTACTTTATAACGGTAAAGTTATGAACAATTTTTAAAGGTAAATTATGGAGATAATAAGTGGTGATTGAGTAATGTGTGTATTAATgataaggcctaattacttaaaaaccacccatcttgtaactttttttcatttatatcataatttagaaaaaaattcaattgtactatatttttgatttttatgttcatctctacctaatgagttgaattgacctattttcttttgaaaaagagtttgaattagtcctttatttttaacctatattctaataaaacgttaatgttaatcatttatatatcttgtttttaatatttttatctttaaattaattaaattattaaaaaatttacttttggggtacaaacaaaacataaaaatcaaaaatagggtacaattgaatatttttctaggtcatggtataaataaaaaaaaattacaagatgagttgtttttaaataattaggcctaatgATAACTATATTGCAAATTCTAGGCCGGGCTTGTATATTTAGTGTGATTACTTTGCGATGCAGTTATGTTGACCGCTAgaagtatttattttttaatatacattaattttattatttgatcgataatatatatttatagtatatatttaattatatttatagtcTATTTTATCTGTTTTACCATTAgatgaaataattttatctaatgATGAAAAGTGGataaagtatttttattttgttaaaaataataaaataactatagaaaatatatatttgatggcaaattaattttattttggttaaaatttgACTTATTTTAATTGTGGCCAGTGTACTATGACTTTAGCGTTATTGGAAGAGTTATTTTCACAGATTATCATCGTTTCACAATGCATGAATTGCTCCTTTAGAGATGATAGAATGTTTGACTAACAACTATTTCTTACATACATTATCAATTGGGTGGCCCACTAATGGTCAAATAAACCCTTCTGGATGACTACTTTTTGTAGTATCAGACCGACTCACTCAGTTTTGTAGTATTCACTTATTCTTATACCTTTGATTATTCTATAAATGAAAATTAGCCTTTAATAAGaagaaattgtttaaatttcttCTGCAATGAGTAAAAGAAAGAGAGACGGTGTCGGAAGCGACTTTGATGATATGCCAGCCGTGGATGATTGATTGCAACCTAATTTGGTACGTACATATAAAAGAAatcttttttttagttttttttttggtaaatgataGATATATTAGCACAACCACAAAAACGGTGAAAGgcaaaaagaataaaaacaagGATCAATTAagagttattaaaaaaaaaaatcaatcgaGCGAAAGACATCGTTCTGAATAAGGAAAATCATGATGTTGATCTTTGTAAAACTCTACAGATTTACAAATCATCGAGAAGACCAAAGATTTAATATCCGTCGTCGCATGTTGAAACATCCATTTGTTCCTTGCTTTCCATAAATTCCATATCCCAAAGTACCAAACAAGCTTCCAAAAGTTCTTGTATCTCCCAACTGAAAGAGATGTCCACTGAATGAAAATACCATCTAGAAAAAGAGGAGGTACCCAAGTAATCCCACAATCCAAAAGAATAAAAGACCAAAATTTCCATGCAAACATGTAGTGAAGAACAATATGAAGTTCTGATTCTACCTCCGCACAAAGAAGACAATAAGACTGCTCTTGATCAATAATTCCTCTGCTAACCAAAGATTCCTTCGACGAAATACGATCACGCGCGAGAAGCCAAACGAAGAATTGAATCCGTGGTGGCAATCTTTCCTTCCAAACCCGAAGCAGCAAAACAGAAGAAATCTGATGCTGATTTGCTGTCAATAAAAACAACAGCTCAGTCATAGAAGCTGAAGTAAACGATTTATTTCGTCTCCAAACAAACTTATCCTCTACTTGAAGCAACTGATCAGGCCGAGGAAGCTGATGAACTAAAAGAAAAAGTTGGTGCTGCTCCCCAATACGCAGGCGACGCGACCAAGAGAAATCAAAGAGACCGGGTTGATCACTGTTCAGGAAAGAAGAAATTATTCCATCCTTATTCCGATTAAGACGAAACAGCTCAGGGAATTGATTAAGAAGCGGAGTTTCCAGCCAATTATCCTTCCAAAAACGAATGCGCGATCCAGTCCCCAAAGTTACAGAGACCGAATTAATAAAGCAGTcccaaactattttattcttaacaCAAGAACGAATTATTCCTTTCCAAAGATGGGATAACTTCATAATATTTGGAGATTCTAGATCAAACCAAGAAGAAATGCAGGAACTATTCAAAATAACACAGTACCAAATAGACTCTTTATCACTCTCCATTAACTTCCACATCCATTTCACTAAAAGACTCTGATTTTAGTTTGCAGTGGGGTAATGTTGAGACCACCCATAAGCAGGGACGAAGCCAGGACTTATTTTTGGAGgggtaaaaaagaaaaatttaaatagttgTAGAGgtataaaagtttaaataaaaatttaaaggataaaaaaaagctaaaaaaaaattctcaaggataaaaaggtataaattaaaaaatttaggggGGCTAATGCCACTATAAACCCCCCCTTGTCTCCGTCCTTGCCCACAAGAAAAGGTCAACAGACATCCGACCAAGCAACCTTGCTAAACCCACGGATCTCAGTGTTTCTGCTCCACAAAAATCTCCTCATAATACGCTCCAAAACAGTTTTGTAAATTAGTTCTTCCTTTCTATTCAGCATAATGGTTCTTGTTAGTGTTGGGCATTCTTGATAGAAATTAAATAGTAGAAAATAGGATTTGTGGTGGTGTTCttgttaacaatttaattagGGTTTGTGGTTCTGTGTTCATGTTAGTGTTGGGCATTCACGATCATGCATTGCAACATTATTTAGTATTTCATTCTCTTAAATGTACAAGAAACTCTTGTCTTTAttactctaaattttaaaagatcaatttaatggCTCTTAATATTTTTAGGCACTGTTCTTAGCAATAGTGTTGAAAATCTAAACAAGTCTGCAGTAAACACGTAGACTCGTATATGACTCAATCTGCACTGGCATACAAGGAAAATAGCACTTACCCATAAGCATACATATAAACCTGGCAGTTTccatcaaataatcaaataacgGCTGGCCTGGATCAATTTATATGCACAAAACCTAAACTCGGATGTCTAAGTGGGAtcgattttattttaagtagccttgaatgcctatacaacCTCTAATTACATTTTTCTGGCTATCCTAAGCTTTTTAAGTGATTTGCTGGTTTTGCTGGATCTTATATACTAAGTTAACAAGGTTAGTCCATTAGCCtgttaatatttggatttggcatgcttttggaaagcattTAAACAATTTCAACATACACACTACACGGGTGATaaacatacaaggttagaaatacttctTAACCTTGTAGACCGGAGTGCCTAGCACTCAATGCAATTTGACCGTCGGTGTGATCCAAAACGGGTTTCAGGTAGAACACATTAGTCCTTTGTCTCATCGATATGGATCCAATAGTGTAAACCGCGGTCGATTCCGATTTCAAACGGACCCAGAATCCCTTTTGGAAGTAGTTGGTTTAGTCGGTAGTGGGCTTCAAGGCTCGGTTGGCTTGGAAGATTACAATTTTGGGCTCTTAGGCCCAAAATAAATTGGGTTTGACCCATTGCAACAGATAATATAATTCTACAACTAAAATAGTACACGTGGGCTCAAAGAGGGCCCAATTTTGAGTTCAAACGAACccagaaatataaaataaagattGAAACGGAGTTCGAAAGATCTGGAATCGATTTTGGGAAGGGGGAAAAGGATGAACTTGGTGCCACTCCACAGTGGTGGCGGCAGCACTATGAACCAGCGACGGCGCCAATTCTGTTGTAGTACAGGGAGAACTTTTTTGGGTTCAGTAACATGCAAAAACAGCTCGAAAACGcataaaaagtacaaaaagaatTCTGAAACGTACTGGAATTGAGAGATGATTTCTAAACATGCATTAAACATCCTAAAGCATACTTTTATAAGCTGATTATGAAGCTAACATGGCAAAAACACCAAGAGCACATAAACATGGTCAATTGCACAACATGCATTCTAATCAACAGAATTGAATAGAATCTGGATATgttgtataaaatatattataacagCCCTAAAAATGCTCCTAATCAGTTTTCCATGGAAATTATGGCAAAGACATTAAATTCAAAAGTTATGGCAGTTTAAATAGTTTTATGACAAAAACTGCAGAaacacctaagcatgctttCTAAACACATCAAACTAGCAATTCTAACTAATATGAAATATAGAGTGATAAGAGATATTAAGGGTCCTCAAAAGTACCGTTTTGAGTCCTTGGCTCATTTTTTAGTGATCCGCATATGGAATCCCGCATCAAATGGATGCGCAACACTATGTTCTTGAGTGATTAAAGTGTCTAAGCTTGTTTTAATGACTGGTGTTTGTGTGTGTAGGGATTCGGCCAAATAGGTTTTTTTAGGGTTTGATTGTGCATTTTTGTGCTTGATTACTTACCGGTCCGACCTTAGGCTAGGCTGTCCAGGGGTCCTATTTATAGCGGTTAGGTTGACCTAAGGTTTACTAGAGTATGTCTTTATTCAGGTTTCTATTAGCTAGAGTCTTAGATAGATCAAAGAGTGTGAATTGATAAGTCTTTGAATATTAGGATTGAGTTAAACttccattttattaattaaattcgtattaaaaGCGATGGCTAAGTAAAGTATGCTTAAAAGTCAtttttggtgcccgaaagtgttaaaaatgCTTCTAGGACCTTATaggtttgggtatggtcaattttagtccgtcaaatttgaaaattgacccataaacttctaagatattgcaattagtccgaTTTCCAGACTAAGATagcaatttctttggatttttatatgcTACTTACGGCTAATTACGTTTCAATCCCTCAAGTTCGCAGTTGTTTACTGATCACGCctgcttgaattcaaacaaacgAATCGATAGATCGTCACCCCGGCAAATTTCTCTAAagatcatcattggacgcttcagtaccttatcactttttacctgtccggaaataggtgtctacagtttgcccCCTCTTTATTGGAAATTCACAAAGTAGGCCAATTCTTGTTAAAGAAGTAACTCGTTATTCGACAAGCAATAAGGATACTGGCCACCATTGAAGGTACTCGATCGCCGATGGTTTGGTAATGCCATAGCCTGAGAATTACTGGTCGTGGAGCATGACTGTGGCTTCATACCCCCTGATTCTGGTCTAATCCGTATCTGTCCAGGAGTAGGTCTTCTCAGCTGTCCTGAAGGTCATCAGTTGGGTTTGGATTGCCTGATGTGTGCCCCGTGAAATAGAGTTATAAACTCTCGGTTGTCCTGAGAATGATCCAATGGCTTGGAGCCCTAGTATGTGCCCCGTGaaatggagctataaactcCCAATCGTCCTGAGAGTGAttttcacgacccaaattattgagccgcgaccgacgctagggaacgggagtggtagctccggaacccgtagcaagcctaaaaccaatgtaaatttttcgcgattaaaacatattactatatataatacattatcagaaatcttctttaaataatataattcaattattaaaatatcgtattccttttctgaaaacattcgcgaaacaaatcttagaaaccagggtcttaccgagcgatatctcatatccagcaccgccctgtttctgatcacaaacatcaccaattccactcacggcaattggtatcaaattcaaacggataaacgccatctttctaaacaactcatttataaaatttatatcagagttcacattttaaataccatttgaaatcaaatcataaatcttattttgacacctattgactactgcagctctaaggacttgtactttgtgcaagtcagaagacttccaacacaaaggagatggtttgtctgatccgactccgatcacctgaaataaacactgtgagggggtcagtattttgggaaatactgagtgagttggcaTCTACTAaccgtattataaaaatataacatcgcatcttaagaaaacaatattataaaacacataaacatgtatttgatccgtacgaaactaatatcctagcatgcgacacatttctcgaataatcatatatcattcaacccaatcgcaaatctcaagctgtgagtccaactcactggtgggcccagcccactagatacgagaacttccagactacaccgtagccgagttcactctcgtgtcgaattcatatcatatcatacgtatccaatcatttctcaaatgcaaacacactagactgactcaatactggtgatcacacagcctattgacacccaataggtagctagtttcttcggatcgcatactagttctcgtatataaaaattaataaaacatataacatttcaatcaattgtatataatgcgatgcgtg includes:
- the LOC126661630 gene encoding uncharacterized protein LOC126661630, encoding MESDKESIWYCVILNSSCISSWFDLESPNIMKLSHLWKGIIRSCVKNKIVWDCFINSVSVTLGTGSRIRFWKDNWLETPLLNQFPELFRLNRNKDGIISSFLNSDQPGLFDFSWSRRLRIGEQHQLFLLVHQLPRPDQLLQVEDKFVWRRNKSFTSASMTELLFLLTANQHQISSVLLLRVWKERLPPRIQFFVWLLARDRISSKESLVSRGIIDQEQSYCLLCAEVESELHIVLHYMFAWKFWSFILLDCGITWVPPLFLDGIFIQWTSLSVGRYKNFWKLVWYFGIWNLWKARNKWMFQHATTDIKSLVFSMICKSVEFYKDQHHDFPYSERCLSLD